In a single window of the Streptomyces cinnabarinus genome:
- the proC gene encoding pyrroline-5-carboxylate reductase, translated as MTQKVAVLGTGKIGEALLSGMIRAGWGPADLLVTARRPERAEELRKRYGVTPVSNPEAAKTADTLILTVKPQDMGTLLDELAPHVPADRLVISGAAGIPTSYFEERLTAGTPVVRVMTNTPALVDEAMSVISSGSHATEAHLAHTEEIFGAVGKTLRVPESQQDACTALSGSGPAYFFYLVEAMTDAGILLGLPRDKAHDLIVQSAIGAATMLRDSGEHPVKLRENVTSPAGTTINAIRELENHGVRAALIAALEAARDRSRELASGNNS; from the coding sequence ATGACTCAGAAAGTCGCAGTCCTCGGCACCGGCAAGATCGGCGAAGCCCTGCTCAGCGGAATGATCCGAGCAGGCTGGGGCCCGGCCGACCTCCTGGTCACCGCCCGCCGCCCGGAGCGTGCCGAGGAACTCCGCAAGCGCTACGGAGTCACCCCGGTCAGCAACCCCGAGGCCGCCAAGACCGCCGACACCCTGATCCTCACGGTCAAACCGCAGGACATGGGCACCCTCCTCGACGAACTCGCCCCGCACGTCCCCGCCGACCGCCTGGTCATCAGCGGCGCCGCGGGCATCCCCACCTCTTACTTCGAGGAGCGCCTCACCGCGGGCACCCCCGTCGTCCGCGTCATGACGAACACACCCGCCCTCGTCGACGAGGCCATGTCCGTCATCTCCTCCGGCAGCCACGCCACCGAGGCCCACCTCGCCCACACCGAGGAGATCTTCGGCGCCGTCGGCAAGACCCTTCGCGTCCCCGAGTCCCAGCAGGACGCCTGCACCGCTCTCTCCGGCTCGGGCCCGGCGTACTTCTTCTATCTGGTCGAAGCCATGACCGACGCCGGCATCCTGCTCGGCCTGCCCCGCGACAAGGCGCACGATCTGATCGTCCAGTCCGCGATCGGCGCCGCGACGATGCTCCGCGACAGCGGCGAGCACCCCGTCAAGCTCCGCGAGAACGTCACCTCACCGGCCGGCACCACCATCAACGCCATCCGCGAGCTGGAGAACCACGGCGTACGAGCCGCCCTCATCGCCGCCCTCGAAGCCGCCCGCGACCGCAGCCGCGAGCTGGCCTCCGGCAACAACAGCTGA
- a CDS encoding ABC transporter permease, with translation MSTTTHPTGTPATAGPTPTSALNLYRTTATAARVLRQLRHDPRSIALMVLVPCVMLFLLRYVFDGNPQTFDNIGASLLGIFPLITMFLVTSIATLRERTSGTLERLLAMPLGKGDLIAGYALAFGTIAIIQSALATALALWGLGLDVTGSPWLLLLVALLDALLGTALGLFVSAFAASEFQAVQFMPAVIFPQLLLCGLFTPRDTMHPVLEAISNVLPMSYAVDGMNEVLKHTDMTAAFVRDALIVAGCALLVLALGAATLRRRTA, from the coding sequence GCACCACCGCCACCGCCGCCCGAGTCCTGCGCCAGCTCCGCCACGACCCGCGCAGCATCGCGCTGATGGTCCTCGTCCCGTGCGTGATGCTCTTCCTGCTGCGCTACGTCTTCGACGGCAACCCGCAGACCTTCGACAACATCGGCGCATCACTGCTCGGGATCTTCCCGCTGATCACGATGTTCCTGGTCACCTCCATCGCCACCTTGCGCGAACGCACCTCGGGCACCCTCGAACGCCTCCTCGCCATGCCCCTCGGCAAAGGCGACCTGATCGCCGGCTACGCCCTCGCCTTCGGCACCATCGCGATCATCCAGTCCGCCCTCGCCACCGCCCTCGCCCTGTGGGGCCTGGGTCTGGACGTCACCGGCAGCCCCTGGCTGCTCCTCCTGGTCGCGCTCCTCGACGCCCTCCTCGGCACCGCGCTCGGCCTCTTCGTCTCCGCCTTCGCGGCCTCCGAATTCCAGGCCGTCCAGTTCATGCCGGCCGTGATCTTCCCTCAGCTCCTCCTCTGCGGACTGTTCACCCCGCGCGACACCATGCACCCCGTCCTGGAGGCCATCTCCAACGTCCTCCCCATGTCCTACGCCGTCGACGGCATGAACGAAGTTCTCAAGCACACCGACATGACAGCCGCCTTCGTCCGCGACGCCCTGATCGTCGCCGGCTGCGCCCTCCTCGTCCTCGCCCTCGGCGCCGCCACCCTGCGCCGCCGCACCGCCTGA